From Flavipsychrobacter sp., a single genomic window includes:
- a CDS encoding MFS transporter: MRYALRFLLNNKVLNYKEFRYFLSTRFFLLLSLNMQMTIVAYMAFKLTKDPLTLGMIGLWEVIPAIGFSLFSGHFVDQREKRNMMLYCIVGFTLLSVFYFLLSLPSFLDTVGTQYTVWLIYLGVFIGGAIRAFGSPSNFALFALLIPKRLYANGSTWSSTAWQLGAVVGPLLGGLAIAYIGFSWSLAAVFGFKLIALFLVSRIKRKPIMKQTKEPVFKSLKEGLSFVFNTQIILAALALDMFAVLFGGAVALLPVYADEILQVGEVGYGWLRASQGIGAILMLFILSFVPLKKNAGIKLLFAVAGFGITTIIFGLSNIFILSFGMLLLGGMFDAISVVIRGTILQLYTPDAMRGRVAAVSTMFISSSNELGAAESGFTAKLMGTVTAVVFGGCMTLGVVGITYFKAPKLRQLRMDGK; this comes from the coding sequence TTGAGATACGCCTTACGCTTTCTGCTCAACAATAAGGTACTTAACTACAAAGAGTTCAGATACTTTTTAAGTACACGTTTCTTTCTGCTGTTGTCGCTCAATATGCAGATGACCATTGTGGCATATATGGCGTTCAAGCTCACTAAAGACCCGCTTACGCTGGGCATGATTGGCTTGTGGGAAGTAATACCCGCTATAGGGTTCTCCTTATTCTCCGGGCATTTTGTAGACCAGCGCGAGAAACGCAATATGATGCTATACTGCATCGTTGGGTTTACGCTACTCTCTGTGTTTTACTTCCTACTGTCGCTACCCTCTTTTTTAGATACGGTAGGCACTCAATATACCGTATGGCTTATTTATTTGGGTGTGTTCATAGGTGGGGCGATACGTGCCTTTGGTAGCCCGTCCAACTTTGCACTCTTTGCACTACTGATACCTAAGCGACTATATGCTAACGGCAGCACATGGAGCAGTACGGCTTGGCAGCTAGGCGCAGTTGTAGGTCCGTTGTTAGGAGGTTTGGCTATTGCTTATATTGGTTTTAGCTGGAGCTTGGCTGCAGTATTCGGGTTCAAGTTGATAGCGTTGTTCTTGGTGAGCCGTATCAAACGCAAGCCTATCATGAAACAAACTAAAGAGCCTGTATTCAAGAGCTTGAAAGAAGGATTGAGCTTTGTGTTCAACACACAAATAATACTGGCGGCATTGGCACTGGATATGTTTGCCGTACTCTTTGGTGGTGCGGTAGCCTTACTACCTGTATATGCCGACGAGATATTACAAGTGGGCGAAGTGGGCTATGGATGGTTGCGCGCCTCACAGGGCATTGGTGCCATACTCATGTTGTTCATACTATCCTTTGTGCCACTGAAGAAGAACGCAGGTATCAAACTCTTGTTTGCTGTAGCAGGTTTTGGGATAACGACCATCATCTTCGGCTTGTCCAACATCTTTATCCTTTCCTTTGGCATGTTATTACTAGGTGGCATGTTCGATGCTATAAGTGTGGTAATACGTGGCACTATACTGCAACTATACACCCCCGATGCTATGCGCGGACGTGTAGCTGCAGTAAGTACTATGTTCATCTCCTCCAGCAACGAGTTGGGTGCAGCCGAGAGTGGCTTTACTGCCAAGCTAATGGGCACGGTCACCGCCGTAGTATTTGGTGGCTGTATGACATTAGGCGTAGTAGGCATTACTTACTTCAAAGCGCCTAAGCTACGCCAGCTGCGTATGGATGGGAAGTAG